One Aphidius gifuensis isolate YNYX2018 linkage group LG3, ASM1490517v1, whole genome shotgun sequence DNA window includes the following coding sequences:
- the LOC122850916 gene encoding transcription initiation factor TFIID subunit 11-like has product MSVLMAKQDHHSRTPSTKIKHSSDTSTSRDKSTARVRDTLRLVNEKPSSTHYEAQCQDDDSDAEKLSPLLDSTEDSTTHKLQKRDNVHDDDDEDDDDDDLPVTEIDSDPH; this is encoded by the exons ATGTCTGTATTAATGGCAAAACAAGATCATCATTCTCGTACACCAAgtacaaaaattaaacattctAGTGATACAAGCACATCTAGAGATAAAAGTACTGCACGTGTTAGAGATACACTTAGACTTGTCAATGAAAAACCATCATCAACTCAttatgag GCACAATGTCAAGATGACGACAGTGATGCTGAAAAATTATCACCACTACTTGATTCAACAGAAGATTCTACAACTCATAAGCTACAAAAACGTGATAATGTtcatgatgacgatgatgaagatgatgatgatgatgatttaccaGTAACTGAAATTGACAGTGATCCCCATTGA
- the LOC122851978 gene encoding acylglycerol kinase, mitochondrial-like isoform X3 gives MGYAIDVAGSDGTLSDVLTGLMRKYNGNSAYSKQFPIGILPLGETNRTANHLFNKKYDNLLLVHQLADATIATMKGSTKYIDVVELESLENPDPENPIKPIYAVGQIEWGAWGDANAQKDKYWYLRSLRRYASFVFCRLKNNLNWRIDGTLKYTDPCSGCSRCYQDNRNLQNITSSVKEGWRRIKGE, from the exons ATGg GTTATGCAATTGATGTTGCTGGTAGTGATGGTACATTGTCAGATGTTCTAACTGGTCTTATGAGAAAATACAATGGAAATTCAGCATATTCAAAACAATTTCCAATTGGAATTTTACCACTTGGTGAAACAAATAGAACAgcaaatcatttatttaataaaaaatatgataatttattactaGTTCATCAATTAGCTGATGCAACAATTGCTACAATGAAAGGATCAACtaaatatattgatgttgTTGAGCTTGAATCACTTGag AATCCAGATCCAGAAAATCCAATAAAACCTATATATGCAGTTGGACAAATTGAATGGGGTGCTTGGGGAGATGCAAATGCTCAAAAAGATAAATACTGGTATTTAAGATCACTTCGAAg atatgcatcatttgtattttgtagattgaaaaataatttaaattggcGTATTGATGGTACACTTAAATATACTGATCCATGTAGTGGATGTTCTCGTTGTTATCAAGATAATAGAAATCTACAAAATATAACATCTTCTGTAAAAGAAGGCTGGAGACGAATAAAAGGTGAATAA
- the LOC122851978 gene encoding acylglycerol kinase, mitochondrial-like isoform X2: protein MVLIKMYNIKKYVSGYAIDVAGSDGTLSDVLTGLMRKYNGNSAYSKQFPIGILPLGETNRTANHLFNKKYDNLLLVHQLADATIATMKGSTKYIDVVELESLENPDPENPIKPIYAVGQIEWGAWGDANAQKDKYWYLRSLRRLKNNLNWRIDGTLKYTDPCSGCSRCYQDNRNLQNITSSVKEGWRRIKGE from the exons ATGGTTCTCATcaaaatgtataatataaaaaaatatgtttcagGTTATGCAATTGATGTTGCTGGTAGTGATGGTACATTGTCAGATGTTCTAACTGGTCTTATGAGAAAATACAATGGAAATTCAGCATATTCAAAACAATTTCCAATTGGAATTTTACCACTTGGTGAAACAAATAGAACAgcaaatcatttatttaataaaaaatatgataatttattactaGTTCATCAATTAGCTGATGCAACAATTGCTACAATGAAAGGATCAACtaaatatattgatgttgTTGAGCTTGAATCACTTGag AATCCAGATCCAGAAAATCCAATAAAACCTATATATGCAGTTGGACAAATTGAATGGGGTGCTTGGGGAGATGCAAATGCTCAAAAAGATAAATACTGGTATTTAAGATCACTTCGAAg attgaaaaataatttaaattggcGTATTGATGGTACACTTAAATATACTGATCCATGTAGTGGATGTTCTCGTTGTTATCAAGATAATAGAAATCTACAAAATATAACATCTTCTGTAAAAGAAGGCTGGAGACGAATAAAAGGTGAATAA
- the LOC122851978 gene encoding acylglycerol kinase, mitochondrial-like isoform X1, which translates to MVLIKMYNIKKYVSGYAIDVAGSDGTLSDVLTGLMRKYNGNSAYSKQFPIGILPLGETNRTANHLFNKKYDNLLLVHQLADATIATMKGSTKYIDVVELESLENPDPENPIKPIYAVGQIEWGAWGDANAQKDKYWYLRSLRRYASFVFCRLKNNLNWRIDGTLKYTDPCSGCSRCYQDNRNLQNITSSVKEGWRRIKGE; encoded by the exons ATGGTTCTCATcaaaatgtataatataaaaaaatatgtttcagGTTATGCAATTGATGTTGCTGGTAGTGATGGTACATTGTCAGATGTTCTAACTGGTCTTATGAGAAAATACAATGGAAATTCAGCATATTCAAAACAATTTCCAATTGGAATTTTACCACTTGGTGAAACAAATAGAACAgcaaatcatttatttaataaaaaatatgataatttattactaGTTCATCAATTAGCTGATGCAACAATTGCTACAATGAAAGGATCAACtaaatatattgatgttgTTGAGCTTGAATCACTTGag AATCCAGATCCAGAAAATCCAATAAAACCTATATATGCAGTTGGACAAATTGAATGGGGTGCTTGGGGAGATGCAAATGCTCAAAAAGATAAATACTGGTATTTAAGATCACTTCGAAg atatgcatcatttgtattttgtagattgaaaaataatttaaattggcGTATTGATGGTACACTTAAATATACTGATCCATGTAGTGGATGTTCTCGTTGTTATCAAGATAATAGAAATCTACAAAATATAACATCTTCTGTAAAAGAAGGCTGGAGACGAATAAAAGGTGAATAA